One part of the Eucalyptus grandis isolate ANBG69807.140 chromosome 10, ASM1654582v1, whole genome shotgun sequence genome encodes these proteins:
- the LOC104423949 gene encoding AAA-ATPase At3g50940-like: MGTPKTSSLGAARVFLAAKQSGSVRRVRVTKSTKETHSTAAIIDQNQMLVDTFHGVKLKWVLVSRQVGSVGNRVHQGPNSTVQHGDQYFELTFDKKHKEIVDKSYLPFVMNQAKSIKQEKKTLKLYTASSNGSLSGPWSLVNLDHPATFQTLAMDLELKKKILDDLDRFVRRKEYYRRVGKVWKRGYLLYGPPGTGKSSLVAAMANYLNFDVYDLELSGLRSNANLRRLLVATTNQSILVVEDIDCTIQLQDRNPGTRAAGMNPMLMCYQQQDQVTLSRFLNFTDGLWLSCGNEQIIVFMTNHVEKLDPAILRPGRMDLHIPMSYCTPCGFRLLAYNYLGIDHHELFNQIESAITMARVTPAEVAEELMKCDESEIVLRDMVSFLTNHKRKENEEVIKENVCRSQLIVEIGGSEEESSKGPARGAALREVSVGVDRGWSSGCGVDWRGRGSETGRGVDGVKKLGVKGVAGRSARSGVAEARRLGERGGRTPALNSGVVGEGLEASETQQVAADRESSGSNDVWLRRWSFGLKAKRNGVAGVGGELAGAGDVAASVLCGDEVAPGRGATSAGRSRPGCCGSSRTSVGLSEQLHGCGERR; encoded by the exons ATGGGTACGCCCAAAACGAGCTCTTTGGGGGCGGCCCGGGTTTTCCTGGCCGCCAAGCAATCCGGTTCCGTACGGCGCGTGCGAGTGACCAAGTCCACGAAGGAGACCCACTCCACTGCGGCTATTATTGACCAGAATCAAATGCTCGTGGACACGTTTCACGGGGTCAAATTGAAGTGGGTTTTGGTGTCAAGACAAGTCGGCTCGGTTGGCAACCGAGTTCATCAAGGCCCAAACTCAACGGTTCAACACGGAGATCAGTACTTTGAGCTCACTTTTGACAAGAAACATAAGGAGATCGTGGACAAATCCTATCTGCCTTTCGTCATGAACCAGGCCAAGTCCATAAAGCAGGAGAAGAAGACGTTGAAACTTTACACTGCAAGCTCTAACG GTTCATTATCGGGCCCATGGTCCTTGGTGAACCTCGACCACCCGGCGACGTTCCAGACATTGGCCATGGACCtagagctcaagaagaagatCCTCGACGACCTTGACAGGTTCGTGAGGAGGAAGGAGTACTACAGGAGAGTCGGCAAGGTGTGGAAAAGAGGGTACCTATTGTACGGACCCCCTGGAACAGGAAAATCGAGCTTGGTCGCCGCGATGGCCAATTACTTGAACTTCGACGTATACGACCTAGAACTGAGTGGGCTTCGGAGCAATGCGAACCTCAGGAGATTGCTCGTCGCCACCACGAATCAGTCCATATTGGTGGTCGAGGACATCGATTGCACCATTCAGTTGCAAGATAGGAATCCAGGAACACGAGCCGCCGGCATGAATCCGATGTTGATGTGTTATCAACAACAAGATCAa GTGACGTTGTCTAGATTTCTCAACTTCACCGATGGGCTTTGGTTGAGCTGCGGCAATGAGCAAATCATAGTCTTCATGACAAACCATGTTGAGAAACTAGACCCGGCCATATTGCGCCCAGGGCGCATGGATTTGCATATTCCCATGTCCTATTGCACCCCTTGTGGGTTCAGGCTTCTAGCTTATAATTATCTCGGGATCGATCATCATGAGCTTTTCAACCAAATTGAGAGCGCGATCACGATGGCTAGAGTCACTCCGGCTGAAGTAGCGGAGGAGTTGATGAAGTGTGATGAATCAGAGATCGTCCTCAGGGACATGGTTTCCTTCCTCACTAATcacaagaggaaagaaaatgaagaagtcaTCAAGGAGAACGTTTGTCGCTCTCAATTGATCGTAGAAATTGGAGGGAGTGAAGAAGAAAGCAGCAAGG GTCCGGCGAGGGGCGCGGCGTTGCGGGAGGTCTCCGTGGGTGTTGATCGCGGGTGGTCGTCGGGCTGCGGCGTCGATTGGCGGGGCCGCGGGAGCGAGACGGGTCGCGGCGTCGATGGCGTGAAGAAGCTCGGCGTCAAGGGCGTCGCGGGTCGGTCAGCGAGATCGGGCGTGGCGGAGGCGCGGAGGCTCGGTGAGCGTGGCGGACGGACCCCGGCGCTGAACTCGGGCGTCGTGGGCGAGGGTCTCGAGGCCAGCGAGACGCAGCAAGTCGCGGCCGATCGCGAATCAAGCGGGAGTAACGACGTCTGGTTGCGGCGGTGGAGCTTCGGGCTGAAGGCGAAGCGAAACGGCGTCGCGGGCGTCGGTGGTGAACTCGCGGGTGCGGGAGACGTAGCGGCGTCGGTTCTTTGCGGGGACGAAGTCGCGCCGGGCCGAGGCGCGACGAGTGCCGGGCGATCGAGACCCGGTTGTTGCGGATCGAGCAGGACCAGCGTTGGGCTCTCGGAACAGCTACACGGGTGCGGTGAACGGCGGTAG